Sequence from the Planctomycetota bacterium genome:
TGATTAACCCGACCAACACCATTTATTCAATCAAGCGCTTTATGGGACGCCGTCGTTCGGAAGTCGGCCAGGAAGAAAAGATGGTCCCCTACAAAATAGTCGGCGGGCCTGATGACCTGGTCAAGGTGGAATCGCGCGGCAAGCAGTACTCCCCTCCCGAGATCTCCGCCATGGTCCTCCAGAACCTCAAAGAAACCGCGGAGGCGTATCTGGGCGAAAAAGTCACCGAGGCGGTCATAACCGTTCCGGCGTATTTTAACGACAGCCAGCGCCAGGCAACCAAGGATGCCGGCAGGATTGCCGGGCTTGATGTCAAGCGCATTATCAATGAACCGACTGCCGCGGCGCTTGCCTACGGGCTTGATAAAAAGAAGGCCGGAAAGATTGCCGTTTACGATTTAGGCGGAGGCACATTCGATATCTCCATCCTGGAAGTGGGCGATGGCGTGGTGGAAGTCCTTTCCACAAACGGAAATACCCATCTGGGTGGCGATGATTTCGACCAGCGGCTGATTAATTACGTGGCGGATGAATTCAAAAAGGAACAGGGAATAGATTTACGTAAAGACCAGATGGCGCTCCAGCGCCTGAAAGAAGCCTGCGAGAAAGCCAAATGCGAGCTTTCCAGCTCCATGGAAACGGAAATCAATCTTCCCTTTATCACGGCGGATGCCTCCGGACCAAAACACATGGTCATGAAGATTACCCGCGCCAAATTCGTCCAACTGGTGGATGATTTACTGCTCTCCAGCCTTGCGCCGTGCAAACAGGCATTGGCGGATGCGAAACTGAGCGTGGAAGAAATCAAGGAAGTGGTCATGGTCGGCGGCTCGACCAGGATTCCGAGAGTTTTGGAAATCGTCAAGGATTTCTTTAAGAAAGAGTTGAACAGAAGCGTCAATCCGGATGAAGTGGTCGGCGTCGGCGCGGCAATCCAGGGCGCGGTTCTGAAAGGCGATATCAAGGACGTCCTGCTTTTGGACGTCACCCCGCTTACCTTGGGCATAGAAACCCTGGGCGGAGTGCGGACGGCTTTAATCACCCGCAATACGACCATTCCGACCTCCAAGAAAGAGATATTCTCCACCGCCGGGGACAGCCAGACCGAGGTGGAAATCCACGTCCTGCAGGGCGAGCGCGAGATGGCCGCGGATAACCGGACTTTGGGCAAATTCAGATTGGCCGGCATTCCTCCGGCACCGCGCGGAGTCCCGCAAATCGAGGTCAGCTTTGATATCGATGCCAACGGAAT
This genomic interval carries:
- the dnaK gene encoding molecular chaperone DnaK, whose product is MGKIIGIDLGTTLSVVAVREGDETTVITNKEGSRLTPSVVAFTDKGERLVGNLAKRQAVINPTNTIYSIKRFMGRRRSEVGQEEKMVPYKIVGGPDDLVKVESRGKQYSPPEISAMVLQNLKETAEAYLGEKVTEAVITVPAYFNDSQRQATKDAGRIAGLDVKRIINEPTAAALAYGLDKKKAGKIAVYDLGGGTFDISILEVGDGVVEVLSTNGNTHLGGDDFDQRLINYVADEFKKEQGIDLRKDQMALQRLKEACEKAKCELSSSMETEINLPFITADASGPKHMVMKITRAKFVQLVDDLLLSSLAPCKQALADAKLSVEEIKEVVMVGGSTRIPRVLEIVKDFFKKELNRSVNPDEVVGVGAAIQGAVLKGDIKDVLLLDVTPLTLGIETLGGVRTALITRNTTIPTSKKEIFSTAGDSQTEVEIHVLQGEREMAADNRTLGKFRLAGIPPAPRGVPQIEVSFDIDANGILNVAAKDMATGKKQSIVIQSSSGLTENDIKKMVDESKKYEEQDKKKKELIDARNQADHLIYVTEKSVSDMGDKISADEKSKVTSALEELKKAKDKDDAADIKKAIEGVTRASHTFAQRMYEEAAKAKGGAGAPPPQGEAPGEEPKGKEKKSDENVIDAEFEAK